GAGCGAATGCCGACGCAGACGGGAATAGCTGCGATTTTCCGTTATTGAGGCTAAGAATTACGATGACCACGGAAAGAATAAGGCAGGAGGCCAAGCAGAAGTGTCTTCTGCGTATCTCCGTTGATTGTCAAGCCGGGTTCTTACCACTCTTCCTATGACCGGACCGCAAGGCAACCGCCTGGCCGCCCAAACCACGCGCTGCACTGGACGCTCGACAGCGCCGGTCAGCTTAACGCTGGACACGAAGAGAGCGAGTAATGACTACGATCCTGATCATAAGCTCAATGACTGCGATTGGTGTTTCCTTCCTTTGCTCGCTGGCAGAAGCACTGCTGTTGAGCTTCGATCCGTTAACCCTGAGCCGGTTGCACGCGACTCGTCCCCGGGCTGCTGCGTCATGGGGCCGCCTTAAGAGTAATGTTGCGCGCCCGATCACCGCGATCCTTGTTCTGAACACCGTTGCTCACACAGGCGGAGCTATTGTTGCAGGCGGTGCTTTCGCGGAGATCTATGGCGAGCGCAACATCTGGATATTTTCCGTCCTGCTCACAGTCATTATCCTCTTTGGGACCGAAATACTGCCCAAAATCATCGGCGTGACCTACCGCAAACAGCTTGCGCCCTGGGCGGGGCCGGTCTTGGAGGTCACCACCCGTTTGCTCCATCCGTTCATACTGGTGAGCGAGGCCATGTTCAGACGACTCACGGTTCACGAGGAATCCGGACAGATTACGACGGCTGATCTCGTGACCTTGGCGACACTCGCGCGATCCGGGAAGGCCATCAACCTGGAACAGGAGAATATCATAGTCAATGCATTGCGCCTCAGCCACAGCGCGATCACGACCGCCATGATCCCGCCGGAACGAATTCGCTTCCTGTCCAAAGACGCTACGCCGGAGTCACTGCTTGCGATCCTTAAGGAGAGCGGACATACACGCTATCCCCTGAGCAAAAGCGCAGACTCGAAGGACATCAATGCTTACATCGTGACGAAAACGGCTTTGCCTGCTACTCAAAGCGAACTCTTCCAACTGATGGCGCATGCGAAGCCGATCCGCACGGTTGACCGTCATGCCACGCTTATGACCGGCCTGCGCACCATGCTCCAGAACAAGGAGCATCTTCTGTCAGTGGTGGATGGCCAGAATCAATGCGTGGGAATAGTCACTCTGGAAGACATTGCTGGAGAACTGCTCAGTGCAGACATCGAACAATTCAAATAGTGTCCGGCACCTCTATGCAGAGCCGGGAGCAAGAAAGATCTGTACGATATCATGAGCCGGAGCGACAGATTCGTGACGTTTTAGGCAGGGCTTTTGA
The window above is part of the Candidatus Omnitrophota bacterium genome. Proteins encoded here:
- a CDS encoding DUF21 domain-containing protein, producing MTTILIISSMTAIGVSFLCSLAEALLLSFDPLTLSRLHATRPRAAASWGRLKSNVARPITAILVLNTVAHTGGAIVAGGAFAEIYGERNIWIFSVLLTVIILFGTEILPKIIGVTYRKQLAPWAGPVLEVTTRLLHPFILVSEAMFRRLTVHEESGQITTADLVTLATLARSGKAINLEQENIIVNALRLSHSAITTAMIPPERIRFLSKDATPESLLAILKESGHTRYPLSKSADSKDINAYIVTKTALPATQSELFQLMAHAKPIRTVDRHATLMTGLRTMLQNKEHLLSVVDGQNQCVGIVTLEDIAGELLSADIEQFK